A stretch of DNA from Pseudoalteromonas rubra:
TGGGGATCCCCAGGCTTAAAATGCCGGCCGATGCCCCCAGTCGCTCAACACTGAAGCTGGATGAAGCCTTTAACGTATTTGTCGGCAAAGAGAACGAACCTGATCGAGTTCGTCCTGGTATGCGCGGCGTCGATCTGGGCGCGTGTCCGGGTGGCTGGACCTATCAGTTGGTGCGCCGTGGGTTATTTGTGGCGGCAATCGATAACGGCCCGATGAACGATGATTTGATGGAAACCGGACAGGTAAAGCATTTCCGCGAAGACGGTTTTAAATACCGCCCGGAAAAGCGCAACATCGACTGGCTGGTGTGTGACATGGTTGAAAAACCAACTCGCGTCAGTGAGCTGATGGTCGACTGGATAGTAAATGGTTTTGTCCGCGAGCTTATCTTCAACCTTAAGCTGCCAATGAAAAAGCGTTTTGATACCGTCTATGAGTGTTTGACGCTGATCCGCGATGAGCTGAAAAAATACGGCGTAGGCTATGAGCTACAGGCTAAACACCTCTATCACGACCGCGAAGAAGTGACCGTGCATATTCAGGTACTGAAAGTACCGCAAAACCTCTATAGCTAAGTCCTGAGTGGCGGCAATCTTGTGGTTGTCGCTACTTTCTATAGTTTCAACTATGAATCATGAATCATAAAAAGTGCGCATTTACGGACTTTTTGTAAGCTTTACGCACAAGCCCAAGCAGTGTTTAAGCTGTGATAGCTTTACCGCAACGTTTCGTGCGCCTTAATTTTTAAATTCTTATTTTTACACCGAGAGATCAAACAACCCCCACATTTTTACACAAAAAAATGTTGAGTGTGTGCTGTTGGATGGGAAATGAAAACAATCATTGAGAAGGGTGAAGCAGTGTCAATGTTCTTGTGTAAGGCGAACGTTGTAATAAAGAATTTATTGCCCCGGGATAAAAGAGAAAAGTATTACGGTGTGGTGGCCGGTGCTTTTTGGCTAAATATGGTGATGCAAAGTGTTGTTTATTTTGCTTATACATACTCGCCTCTTCATGGACGAGGGGAATTGCTAGACTTCGACATAATTAAAGTCTTGGCTTTGTCAGCTTTTGCTTTTTCAGTGATAATTTTCTATTTCTCAATTAGAAATGAAGAAAAGTACCAGCAGGCAGAGTCCTGGTTTACAAATAAAGGTGAAGAGGAACAAGCGTTTATCAAGGTTTCTGTTGGTTGCTTTATGTTGATTACTTTTTTTACTGGTGTTTTTTCGATGATTTACCACATGTAAGTGTGCGCTCGAAACAGACAAAGTCACAACTAGAGTGAACTTCTCATTATTCAACTCTCTATAAACTAAATACGGTTGGTAAGCCTGTCAGTCTGGAGTGGCAGGTCGGGTTTATCAGCGGCAGTAGTCAAAATGCGCGTGTAGAGGTGTGTTGTCACAGTGGTTGACCCGGTTACCTAATGTGTTAATACTGGTTTGTCGATTACATTAAACAAGGACGATGCAGTGACACAAAAAGCGACACTCTATTATTTATGCGGCAAGATGGGGGCTGGTAAATCCACTTTGTCGCGCCAGCTGGCGCAGGACCATCAGGCAGTGGTGCTGTCTGAGGATGACTGGCTGGCGGCGCATTACCCTGGCCAAATCAATACCTTCGACGATTACATCGAGAAATCTCGGTTGATCAAACCCTTTATCAAAGCCCATGTACAAAGCCTGTTGCAGCTGGGGCTGAATGTGGTGATGGATTTTCCGGCCAACACCCGGCGACAACGCGCCTGGTTCGTTGAGCTGAGCGAAACTGTACAGGCTGAACATCAGCTTTACTATCTGGATGTCAGTGATACACAGTGTCTGGCACAATTGGTCAAACGCCGTATTGAACAGCCAGCGCGAGCACAGTTTGATAACGAAGCGGTGTTTTATCAGGTTAGCCAGTATTTTGAAGCACCTGAAGCAAGTGAACATCTGATCTTAGCTCGCACGGAAAACATCAATGAGAGTTAGATTTATACTGCCAGTGACGCTTTTACTTTTGAGTTGTCATATAGCCAGTGCTAATGTACCTAGGTTGAATAAATTACAGGGCGAGTGGATTACGGTTGATGCTGGCCCGAGCCACAAAACGACTCAGGTTTGTGAGTTTTTTGAAAACACGCAGCGTACATGCATTATCGAAGAGGCTTCTTTTTCTACCAAGTTTGGGGAAGCACATATAAATAAAGTAACAGGGACCTGGCACCTGGACGGAGAAGCGCTCACGGTGACGGAAACGTTGAATTTCTCATCTGTGGCGCATCAGTTTCAGTTTAAGGTGAAAAGCATCACCGCAAGCCAGTTAGTATTGGTTTCTGAGCACGGTGACACCACAACCTGGCACAGAGCGAATTACTGAGTATGACTTTGGATAACTACATGCTCGTTGTTCAGCCTGTCAGCTGTTGATCCAGTGCCGTCAAAGTTTCACCCGCACCATCAAAATCAAAATCCTCAATCTGGGTAAACAGTTGTTCTGCCAACGCTTGTTGAGGGGTCCCGCTGAGCGCCTCGAGCAGCGTTTCAGCCCGGTCGCTGGCATCCATATCAGAATCATTGATCATGCCTTTGAGCTCCGCGAGTAAGGCCGCGATATCAATATCCTGATGTGCGTTTGCTGGGAGACTTGTTTCGCTGCTGTGTTCACGGGTTTGCTGCTCATTCAATGACAGCTTAAGTGCATCAATAAGTGTCGTCAGGCTGATCAATAGCTCATCCAATATGGGTTGTACAGGTGCATTGTTGGCACAGGCGGTTTCTAATTCAGCGGCCAGCTGCGCGATCTGGACTGCCCCAACATTACCAGCGCTGCCTTTGAGCGTATGGGCACACCGCATCGGTCCCTGTGGATCAACATCTGTCTGTGCTTGCGCGTCGGTGAAGGCGTGTGCGAATTGCGCCTGTTTGTCACAAAAACGCATCAGCAGCTTTTTGTACAGAGCTGTGTCGCCTTCACTGATGGCCAGTCCTGCCTGGGTATCCAGCCCGGTAATCGTTGGTAAGTTCCTGGGTTCATCTGGTTCTACTGAAGGCGGACGTTCGCTGGTGGAGGATATATTTGCTGGCTGGGCCGGGGTTATCCAGCGGGCCAGCGTGGCAAACATTTTGCGCGGATTCAGGGGTTTTTCTATGATGTCATTCATGCCACATTCCAGCGCTTTTTGACGGTTATCTAGCATCACACTGGCGGTCATAGCAATGACCGGCAGATCCTGCCATCTGGGCTGGCGGCGGATAGCTTCGGTCGCGCTGTAACCATCCATCACTGGCATCTGGCAATCCATGAGCACGCCATCGTAATCACGCTGTTGCAGCATCTCCAGTGCCTGCTGACCATGTTCGGCGACATCAACCCGAATGCCATTTTTTTCCAGCAAGGCTATGGCCAGCTCCTGGTTGAGGTCATTGTCCTCTACCAGCAGTAAGTGGGAACCCGCGACGGAATTGGGCTGCTCATCAGTGGTTGTATCGTGTTGCTCGTAGGTACTTGGATCGCCGAACAGACTGAGCAGGCAGGCGGCAAGCGGCTTGGGGAAAACGGGTTTTGAGAGGGTATAGCTGACATCGGGTTCTGTGCTATCTCCGTTATGATTCAGCAGCACCACGGGCAGCTTTGCGCGCAGCGGGTCGGGCAAGGCATCTATACAGCGGCTGTCTGCCAGAATGAATTGGCCATTCACCAAAGCTTCTGTATCTTCGTTAAGGAAGTCTTTGCTGATGGGCTCTGCGCTGATCTCAAAGGCGTGCAGGTAGCGTTTCAGGGTCGCCGCGGCATACTGATTATCATCGACAATGATGGCATGCTGCACGGACAGTGCCGGCAAAGCTGCGGTGTTGTAGTCGCACAATTGCACCACAATCTCAAACGCAAAAGTACTGCCTTCACCGGCAATACTCTGGCAGCTGATCTGGCCGCCCATTAGTTCCACCAGTTTCTTACAGATGGCCAGCCCCAGACCGGTCCCCCCATACTTGCGGGTTGTTGAGGTATCTGCCTGGCTGAAGGATTTAAACAGTTTTTGTTGTTGCTCCTCGGTCATACCAATGCCGGTGTCTATGACCGCAAATGCCAGTGTTAGGGTTTCTTTGTCGCCTGCTTTTGGTGATACATCAATGATCACATCACCGCCTTCATCGGTGAACTTGATGGCATTGCTGCCTAAATTTAATAATATTTGTGAGATCCGCAGTGGATCGCCTATCAGGCGCGCCGGGATCCCGGGATCCAGCATGACACACAGCTCAATGTCTTTTTCCCGGGCTTTGATGGCCAACAGGTCGATGCTCTGAGTGAGGGTTTCTTCGAGGTCAAACTCGATGGCTTCAATATCGAGTCGGCCAGCCTCAATTTTAGAAAAATCGAGAATATCATTGATGATCCCAAGGAGTGACTCAGCACTGCGATTGATCTTCTCCACATAGTTGCGTTGCTGACGATTCAAAGCCGTTTGCAGTGCAAGGTAACTCATACCAATGATGGCGTTCATGGGGGTGCGGATTTCGTGCGACATATTTGATAAAAAGTCAGATTTAGCCTGAGTGGCACTTTCCGCTTTATCTTTGGCTTTTTGCAGGGCTACCTGGAGCGCTTTGGCGTCGCTGATATCCATGTGGATCCCAAATACTTCCTTGCCACCTGGACCATGTTTGGCTACAACACTGCGGCCAATGCTGAGGATCCATTTCCAGCTACCATCGGCACATTTCATCCGCATTTCATGGCGAAAGGTATCGCTGTCGCCTCGCGCATGGACCAGTAACGCGTCTTCGCTGGCACTCAGGTCGTCGGGGTGAATGAGTTGGTGCCAGCGGGCAATACTGGGGCCATAGCGTTGCTCAAGCTCGTCACACTGGTAGCCGAGCATTTCTGACCAGACCTCATTGGTGATCAGCTGGCCACTGCTGATATCCCACTCCCAGGTGCCCGCGTTGGCGCCAGACATTGCCAGTTCCAGCCGTTGTTCTGCTTCTTTGAGTTCGCCATAGGACAAGGAATTAGCCAGGGCGACGGCAAGGTGGTTGGCCACCACCCGTAATATTGCCCGTTGCGCGCGGGTGAGCGCATGCTCATGGTTAAATTGCAGGGTAAATACGCCCAGTACCTCGCCGTCGACTACGAGCGGAGCACAAAAAACACTTTGTGTGGCGTCACCGTGAAGATTGTCCGCGGCATTCAGCGCCAGTTTCTGCCAGTCCTGTGGACAGGCAGCGTACACTTGGCTGGCTTCCTGGACGCAATACACATCAGCACCGCGGCTGGTGGAGAGTTTGCTGATCAACGCTGAAAACGGCTCATCATCCTGCACGGCATAAATGTAATCAATATACTGCTGGTCACGGTGATAAATACCCACCGCACAAAACTCGCAGGGTAAAGTCTGCTTTAAGTGCTGATAGATGGTTTCGCAAATGACCTTCATGTCGTAGGTTGCGGCAACTTCTTTACCGACTTCACCCAGTACCACCAGGTCCTGAGTGCGCTGAGCCACCTTTTGTTCCAGCTTTAAGCTGGCCAGACGCAGCCTGCGCTCTCGGATGTGCACTATGCTGACAATCGAGATAATTAGCACAGCAGGTAACAGTACTTTAAACCACAAGGTTTCATACCAGGCTGGCAGCGAAATAATCTGTAGCCCAATCGGCGTGTCATTCCAGACACCGTGATTATTACTGCCTAACACTTGTAACACGTACTCGCCGGGTGGCAGTGACCGATAGCTGGCACGGGGCGTATCTGTGATGGCGCTCCAGTCGGCATCGTGTCCCAATAACTTATAGCGGTAGCGATTGTCCTCAGTCGCATGGTAATCCAGCGCTGCAAAATATACGGCCAGATTTCTGTCTCTGTGGGTAAACTCAATGCCGGTATCAAGTTTGTCCAGCCGTTCGCCATCCAAATCGGCATGAGTAAAAACCAGCGGCGGCGCAGAGATGTTGACATAGACAGTAAGTGGATTAAATCCGGTAATGCCGTCTATGCTGCCAAACAGGATCTGTTCATCAAAAGTCACAAATGAGCGTGCCAGGAAGTGGTTGTTACCCAGTCCGTCATGGGTGGTAAACTGATGAAAGATCCCACTGAGCGGATCAAGCTGAAACACACCGCCAGAGGTTGCCAGCCACAACAGCCCCAGCTCATCAGCAACAATGGATTTCACTGCAAAATTGGCTTGTGAGGTGGTATTGCTAAAGCGCCGAAACTGGCCCTGATCGAGTGCGAAACGGGTAATGCCGTTATTGCTGGCAAACCACAGGTTACGGCCGCTCTGAATACCCTGATTAATATGGCGACCATCCAGGCTGGTGGGGGTGTTATCGGGCAGATAGTGTTGTATTTGTGTTAAGTCCGGGCTCAGGCGAAACAGGCCATCCCCGTCACTGCCTACCCAGACCTGGTCATCGCTGTCAATCAACACAAAAGTGGGGTCTGTATTGGGTAAGAAATGCTGTACTTCACCGCTTGGTGGATGCCAGCGTGTGACTCTGCGTTCACCG
This window harbors:
- the rlmM gene encoding 23S rRNA (cytidine(2498)-2'-O)-methyltransferase RlmM is translated as MSSVVIYCRSGFESDAAAEITHHAALHNVAGYVKAKPNTGYVTFECFDPAQSEQLLKQVDFSSLVFARQWFAGVLLSKMPVEDRVSEIKQVVGDFPLCGDLRVETPDTNEGKELSKFCKKFSTPLAKALEKQNKLTRDHKAHKPVLHVLFLANDTAYVGYSFSNNNSPFFMGIPRLKMPADAPSRSTLKLDEAFNVFVGKENEPDRVRPGMRGVDLGACPGGWTYQLVRRGLFVAAIDNGPMNDDLMETGQVKHFREDGFKYRPEKRNIDWLVCDMVEKPTRVSELMVDWIVNGFVRELIFNLKLPMKKRFDTVYECLTLIRDELKKYGVGYELQAKHLYHDREEVTVHIQVLKVPQNLYS
- a CDS encoding AAA family ATPase → MTQKATLYYLCGKMGAGKSTLSRQLAQDHQAVVLSEDDWLAAHYPGQINTFDDYIEKSRLIKPFIKAHVQSLLQLGLNVVMDFPANTRRQRAWFVELSETVQAEHQLYYLDVSDTQCLAQLVKRRIEQPARAQFDNEAVFYQVSQYFEAPEASEHLILARTENINES
- a CDS encoding response regulator: MSVTSVLCPTQTLRYGFALTVSLAVKLLLCVLFAQKVLATTLKIENIATYNGLNTPQIYAVSKDQQGFMWFGSADGIKRYDGYQFSNFKHDPNDPHSLSADSVSVLLFDTRGRLWAGTWGGGLNLFLGAQQGFQHFRYDPDNAQSLGADKVQALFESSDGSLWIGTNGGGLNRLKADGSGFERFIHEPGNQASLGNNRVWSITEDKAGNIWCATSDGLYRLDRQSGQFSAFKMAPQSLDHPEVRQVSVAADGRLWVATRTSFGRFDPETQRFHTYQLNEHSLPSVSSLLHHQGDILLSTFAGIYRFSPIQEKFIPTAQDGKLALLQNRDVRQVLIDQTGLMWAATRYSGVIKVFPHPPAFKAWHHFLADQQLSGLFNQVLSMAQAIEGGVWLGTGRGLVHFDGHGQFTPFASPEELTGDYRLRVHHLNRDTDGQLYAGTNFGLFKVDELTRTLTPFMPPGVRERSPVDYINFDTQGWLWLIIAGERRVTRWHPPSGEVQHFLPNTDPTFVLIDSDDQVWVGSDGDGLFRLSPDLTQIQHYLPDNTPTSLDGRHINQGIQSGRNLWFASNNGITRFALDQGQFRRFSNTTSQANFAVKSIVADELGLLWLATSGGVFQLDPLSGIFHQFTTHDGLGNNHFLARSFVTFDEQILFGSIDGITGFNPLTVYVNISAPPLVFTHADLDGERLDKLDTGIEFTHRDRNLAVYFAALDYHATEDNRYRYKLLGHDADWSAITDTPRASYRSLPPGEYVLQVLGSNNHGVWNDTPIGLQIISLPAWYETLWFKVLLPAVLIISIVSIVHIRERRLRLASLKLEQKVAQRTQDLVVLGEVGKEVAATYDMKVICETIYQHLKQTLPCEFCAVGIYHRDQQYIDYIYAVQDDEPFSALISKLSTSRGADVYCVQEASQVYAACPQDWQKLALNAADNLHGDATQSVFCAPLVVDGEVLGVFTLQFNHEHALTRAQRAILRVVANHLAVALANSLSYGELKEAEQRLELAMSGANAGTWEWDISSGQLITNEVWSEMLGYQCDELEQRYGPSIARWHQLIHPDDLSASEDALLVHARGDSDTFRHEMRMKCADGSWKWILSIGRSVVAKHGPGGKEVFGIHMDISDAKALQVALQKAKDKAESATQAKSDFLSNMSHEIRTPMNAIIGMSYLALQTALNRQQRNYVEKINRSAESLLGIINDILDFSKIEAGRLDIEAIEFDLEETLTQSIDLLAIKAREKDIELCVMLDPGIPARLIGDPLRISQILLNLGSNAIKFTDEGGDVIIDVSPKAGDKETLTLAFAVIDTGIGMTEEQQQKLFKSFSQADTSTTRKYGGTGLGLAICKKLVELMGGQISCQSIAGEGSTFAFEIVVQLCDYNTAALPALSVQHAIIVDDNQYAAATLKRYLHAFEISAEPISKDFLNEDTEALVNGQFILADSRCIDALPDPLRAKLPVVLLNHNGDSTEPDVSYTLSKPVFPKPLAACLLSLFGDPSTYEQHDTTTDEQPNSVAGSHLLLVEDNDLNQELAIALLEKNGIRVDVAEHGQQALEMLQQRDYDGVLMDCQMPVMDGYSATEAIRRQPRWQDLPVIAMTASVMLDNRQKALECGMNDIIEKPLNPRKMFATLARWITPAQPANISSTSERPPSVEPDEPRNLPTITGLDTQAGLAISEGDTALYKKLLMRFCDKQAQFAHAFTDAQAQTDVDPQGPMRCAHTLKGSAGNVGAVQIAQLAAELETACANNAPVQPILDELLISLTTLIDALKLSLNEQQTREHSSETSLPANAHQDIDIAALLAELKGMINDSDMDASDRAETLLEALSGTPQQALAEQLFTQIEDFDFDGAGETLTALDQQLTG